In Aliarcobacter faecis, a genomic segment contains:
- a CDS encoding metallophosphoesterase translates to MINSMSRLIIYGDIHGCYDEFISLRNQINPQKVDIEVCVGDIITKGKNSVKTLNFIIKNNIKSIRGNHEDKIIRYFNHQKSNKKNPIVLDNDEQNIIDNLTEKHIQFLENLPLFLRFENITIVHGGLQNHMNLDNLSKKDKQKILRLRYLDGNYEFLAYGKEDEKSIFWADLYDGNQGFIVYGHQWFQEIKKSKFALGIDTGCVYGNQLSAIVFPNIKEYPNYKIYSLKALF, encoded by the coding sequence ATGATAAACTCAATGAGTAGGTTAATTATCTATGGAGATATTCATGGATGTTACGATGAATTCATCTCTCTTAGAAATCAAATAAATCCTCAAAAAGTTGATATTGAAGTTTGTGTTGGTGACATCATCACAAAAGGAAAAAATAGTGTTAAAACTCTTAATTTTATTATTAAGAATAATATTAAATCAATTCGTGGTAATCATGAAGACAAAATCATAAGATACTTCAATCATCAAAAATCAAATAAAAAAAATCCTATAGTTTTAGATAATGATGAACAAAATATTATAGATAATCTAACAGAAAAACATATTCAATTTTTAGAAAACTTACCACTTTTTTTGAGATTTGAAAATATAACTATTGTCCATGGTGGATTACAGAATCATATGAATTTAGATAATTTATCAAAAAAAGATAAACAAAAGATTCTAAGACTTAGATATTTAGATGGAAATTATGAATTTCTAGCTTATGGGAAAGAAGATGAAAAATCAATTTTTTGGGCAGATCTTTATGATGGAAATCAAGGTTTTATAGTTTATGGACATCAATGGTTTCAAGAAATTAAAAAGAGTAAATTTGCATTAGGAATAGATACAGGTTGTGTTTATGGAAATCAACTAAGCGCAATAGTTTTTCCTAATATTAAGGAATATCCAAATTATAAAATCTACTCTCTAAAAGCTTTATTTTAA
- a CDS encoding DNA cytosine methyltransferase, with translation MIYIDLFSGCGGLALGLHNAGWKGLFAVEKSKDAFATLEHNLINKNSNFTWPNWLDKKNHDINNIIEKHQKNLKSLRGKVSLVAGGPPCQGFSMAGRRKEEDDRNKLIDSYIKFIELVQPKILFFENVRGFTIGFKNGSKRGEAYSVHVVNKLKQLGYDVKGRIVDFSEYGIPQKRQRYILVGTKKDNAEKFFDLLVQNKVNFFKSKNLEKDTVSLSDAISDLLQSHGTKESPDTKNFRAGIYAKAATSYQKLMRKDKNLTKKIASSHRFANHKKETIEKFQYILNFGRANKNISDEIKAKYNLKKRTVVPLCSDSPTPTLTTLPDDYIHYCEPRILTVREYARIQSFPDSYEFKGGYTTGGDRRKTDVPRYTQIGNAIPPLFAEQAGLVLKDMI, from the coding sequence TTGATTTACATAGATTTATTCTCAGGTTGTGGAGGTCTTGCTTTGGGGCTTCATAATGCAGGATGGAAAGGTTTATTTGCAGTTGAAAAAAGTAAAGATGCTTTTGCTACTTTAGAACATAATCTAATAAATAAAAATTCTAATTTCACTTGGCCTAATTGGCTAGATAAAAAAAATCATGATATAAATAATATTATTGAAAAACATCAAAAAAATCTAAAATCTTTAAGAGGAAAAGTTTCTCTTGTAGCGGGTGGACCACCTTGTCAGGGCTTTTCAATGGCGGGGAGAAGAAAAGAAGAAGATGATAGAAATAAATTAATAGACTCTTATATAAAATTTATTGAACTTGTTCAACCTAAAATTCTATTTTTTGAAAATGTAAGAGGTTTTACTATTGGTTTTAAAAATGGTAGTAAAAGAGGAGAAGCATATTCTGTTCATGTTGTAAATAAGTTAAAGCAACTTGGTTATGATGTAAAAGGTAGAATAGTAGATTTTTCAGAGTATGGAATTCCTCAAAAAAGACAAAGATATATATTAGTAGGAACAAAAAAAGATAATGCAGAAAAGTTTTTTGATCTATTAGTACAGAATAAAGTAAATTTTTTTAAATCAAAGAATTTAGAAAAAGACACTGTATCTCTAAGTGATGCCATTTCTGATTTATTACAATCCCATGGAACAAAAGAATCTCCAGATACTAAAAATTTTAGAGCAGGTATTTATGCAAAAGCAGCAACAAGCTACCAAAAACTAATGCGTAAAGATAAGAATCTTACGAAGAAAATAGCAAGTAGTCATAGATTTGCAAATCATAAAAAAGAGACCATTGAAAAGTTTCAATACATTTTAAATTTTGGACGAGCAAATAAAAATATATCAGATGAAATAAAAGCAAAATACAACCTAAAAAAAAGAACAGTTGTTCCTCTATGTAGTGATTCTCCAACACCAACATTAACAACTCTACCTGATGATTATATTCACTATTGCGAACCAAGAATTTTGACTGTTAGAGAATATGCAAGAATCCAATCTTTTCCTGATAGCTATGAGTTTAAAGGTGGTTATACAACTGGTGGAGATAGAAGAAAAACAGATGTTCCAAGATACACTCAAATAGGAAATGCAATACCACCACTTTTTGCTGAACAAGCAGGACTTGTATTAAAGGATATGATTTAA
- a CDS encoding tyrosine-type recombinase/integrase: MKLQEAIKLFESHCIYEKNLSAKTIKAYRIDLNQFLKYKNSEDISLEMFDKLYLKDYIKYLFEKELKAKSVKRKIGTLKTLFNFFEFEEFIELSPFKKMKLSIKLPKRLPITLDIKELRRFFKYMYDYKQSLSKQDTYTYKSIVRDIAVMELLFATGIRVSELSNLLKENINIKKGVINIIGKGDKERIIQICDINVKNALYNYYSLFKNDILKNGYFFINKWHNILSEQSIRFMIKKYSEKAQLKKHITPHVFRHSFATALLEENIDIRYIQKILGHSSVVTTQIYTKVNSKQQKKILSTKHPRRHFNI; this comes from the coding sequence ATGAAATTACAAGAAGCAATAAAATTATTTGAATCTCATTGTATATATGAAAAAAACTTAAGTGCTAAAACAATTAAGGCATATAGAATAGATTTAAATCAATTTTTAAAATATAAAAATAGTGAAGATATATCACTTGAAATGTTTGACAAGTTGTATTTAAAAGATTATATAAAATATTTATTTGAAAAGGAATTAAAAGCTAAAAGTGTAAAACGTAAAATTGGTACATTAAAAACTCTGTTTAATTTTTTTGAATTTGAAGAATTTATTGAGTTGAGCCCATTTAAAAAAATGAAATTATCAATAAAACTACCTAAGAGATTACCAATAACTCTTGATATAAAAGAATTAAGAAGATTTTTTAAATATATGTATGATTACAAGCAATCTTTATCTAAACAAGATACTTACACTTATAAATCTATAGTAAGAGATATAGCTGTAATGGAGCTGCTATTTGCAACAGGTATTAGAGTATCTGAACTATCTAATTTATTAAAGGAAAATATAAATATAAAAAAAGGTGTCATAAATATAATTGGAAAAGGAGATAAGGAAAGAATTATTCAAATATGTGATATTAATGTAAAAAATGCATTATATAATTACTACAGTCTATTTAAAAACGATATATTAAAAAATGGGTATTTCTTTATTAATAAATGGCATAATATTTTATCTGAACAGTCTATTAGATTTATGATAAAAAAATATAGTGAAAAAGCTCAGCTAAAGAAACATATTACCCCTCATGTTTTTAGGCATAGTTTTGCTACAGCTTTATTGGAAGAAAATATTGATATAAGATATATTCAAAAAATCCTTGGACACTCATCTGTTGTAACTACTCAAATATACACAAAAGTGAATTCAAAGCAGCAAAAAAAGATACTCTCAACAAAACACCCTCGCAGGCATTTTAATATATAA
- a CDS encoding response regulator: MKLVYKILWLDDNIDAFIEDRHINKIKDFLENEGFEAEIITIKEVDDFFHKLDDSFDLILTDFHMKDMNGDEVVRKIRKESHIFTEILFYTAQADLKNTDKLDRISFLQTTKNHHKQVVEKIKLLISLTIQKFHDIVVMRGMIMNETSEMDNEKLKIIKKYIDTNLSETNELKNSILERINEHFSAKLGYVNGDWKNKNNGFKNLIKDNFVFSADYKIETLGWILNKLSLTDFSECYKNEIINLRNKFAHATLLEEKDNNGKVLRKYFKSGEDGMTFDEELCKTIRINIAKHKKLLKILDDKLNE; the protein is encoded by the coding sequence ATGAAATTAGTGTATAAGATTCTTTGGCTTGATGATAATATTGATGCTTTTATAGAAGATAGGCATATCAATAAAATTAAAGATTTCTTAGAAAATGAAGGTTTTGAAGCTGAGATTATTACTATAAAGGAAGTGGATGACTTTTTTCATAAGTTAGACGATAGCTTTGACCTCATATTAACTGATTTTCATATGAAAGATATGAATGGTGATGAAGTTGTAAGAAAAATTAGAAAAGAAAGCCATATATTTACTGAAATATTGTTTTATACTGCACAAGCTGATTTAAAGAATACAGATAAACTAGATAGAATTTCATTTTTACAAACTACAAAAAATCATCATAAACAAGTTGTAGAAAAAATTAAACTATTGATTAGTTTAACCATCCAGAAATTTCATGATATTGTTGTTATGCGTGGAATGATAATGAATGAAACAAGCGAAATGGACAATGAAAAACTTAAAATTATCAAAAAATATATTGATACAAATTTATCTGAAACAAATGAATTAAAGAATAGTATCTTAGAAAGAATTAATGAGCATTTTTCAGCTAAACTTGGATACGTAAATGGTGATTGGAAAAATAAAAATAATGGATTTAAGAACTTAATTAAAGATAATTTTGTTTTTAGTGCTGATTATAAAATAGAAACGTTAGGATGGATTTTAAATAAATTATCATTAACAGATTTTTCAGAATGTTATAAAAATGAAATAATAAATTTAAGAAACAAGTTCGCTCATGCGACACTTTTAGAAGAGAAAGATAATAATGGAAAAGTATTAAGAAAATATTTTAAATCTGGTGAAGATGGAATGACTTTTGATGAAGAATTATGTAAAACAATTAGAATAAATATTGCAAAACATAAAAAACTTTTAAAAATTCTTGATGATAAACTCAATGAGTAG
- a CDS encoding sensor histidine kinase: MKSNFREVSFSTHAHIKNIIGKELINDDNVAVMELVKNSYDAGATKVIIKFKNLVEDKNKQSELIIIDDGMGMSENDILTKWLNIAYSSKKENFTQNNRYQAGNKGVGRFSCDRLGKKLNLYTKQKNGIFIHLKISWKDFEDANRIDIQIQDIPVLIRELNESEFKNETGFDIFEHGTIIQITDLNEEWIEFNKKNNLFSDIEIDKTKLLRLKNSLERLINPNQSYDEQSFKIFINVIDELNEDSSTPYHEKVTGEVKNQIFEKLDFKTTFIESFISEDGSKIVTELKDKNETIFRLIEKNIDFPLLKDIKITIYYLNPYAKGFFKKQTGIDSVEFGSVYLFINGFRIPPYGDRENDAFGLEVRKGQGTARYFGNREILGRIEINDFNNNFKIISSREGIVQNSSYKQLIRDSEKQNRKYNGYFYTTLKRLEKYVVDGLKWDSIPEGMREPTIQKEIVEGKWDESNEIYKIEKKEAILNTSEIIKQMLTVNQKNILDLYINDELIENLIEDDKEKTNKKLQDFIKNFGNLSSEILDENTQKAIKKLTKNIDDESLSNSFKNILVQKKRIEEELEEEKQTKQELYKLFRKKIRDDRKKAKLKEIKLEEQLKETEEKLNQKKKHNAFQGSILGTEKKYIIGLQHQIKHSTSRILNNLQLFLEEKGVDSLNNDEKSFLKVISMESSKILSIANFITKANYNVQATEAEDDDIVNFINHYINEIYINESKIIDTNFNEIKINTNEIEYKCKYIPLEITTVIDNLISNAENANAKIISFEFIRNNCELVLKISDDGNGIKPNIINNIFDFGTTTTDGSGIGLYNVKSTIESMNGTISVESDGSSFSIFTIRINNEISV, encoded by the coding sequence ATGAAATCTAATTTTAGAGAAGTCTCTTTTAGTACACATGCTCATATAAAAAATATCATTGGTAAAGAATTAATTAATGATGATAATGTAGCGGTAATGGAACTTGTAAAAAACTCTTATGATGCAGGAGCAACAAAAGTTATTATAAAATTTAAAAATTTAGTTGAGGATAAAAATAAACAATCAGAGTTAATTATAATTGATGATGGTATGGGTATGTCTGAAAATGATATATTGACAAAATGGCTTAATATAGCCTATTCATCAAAAAAAGAAAATTTTACTCAAAATAATCGTTACCAAGCTGGGAATAAAGGTGTAGGTAGATTTTCTTGCGATAGACTTGGAAAAAAATTAAATCTTTATACTAAACAGAAGAATGGTATTTTTATTCATTTAAAAATTTCTTGGAAAGATTTTGAAGATGCAAATAGAATAGATATTCAAATTCAAGATATTCCAGTACTAATTAGAGAACTAAATGAGTCTGAATTTAAAAATGAAACTGGCTTTGATATTTTTGAACATGGAACTATAATTCAGATAACTGATTTAAATGAAGAATGGATCGAATTTAATAAAAAAAATAATTTGTTTAGTGATATCGAAATTGATAAAACAAAACTTTTGAGGTTAAAAAATAGTTTAGAAAGATTGATAAATCCAAACCAATCATATGATGAGCAGAGTTTTAAAATTTTTATAAATGTTATTGATGAGTTAAATGAAGATAGTAGCACACCATATCATGAAAAAGTTACAGGCGAAGTAAAAAACCAAATATTTGAAAAGTTAGATTTTAAAACTACATTTATAGAATCTTTTATATCGGAAGATGGAAGTAAAATTGTTACAGAATTGAAAGATAAAAATGAAACTATTTTTAGACTTATAGAGAAAAATATAGATTTCCCACTTTTAAAAGACATTAAAATTACTATTTATTATCTAAATCCTTATGCAAAAGGTTTTTTTAAAAAGCAAACAGGTATTGATTCAGTTGAATTTGGTTCTGTATATTTATTCATAAATGGATTTAGAATTCCTCCTTATGGTGATAGAGAAAATGATGCATTTGGGCTTGAAGTTAGAAAAGGACAAGGAACTGCAAGATATTTTGGCAATAGAGAAATTTTAGGAAGAATTGAAATAAATGATTTTAATAATAACTTTAAAATTATTTCAAGTAGAGAAGGAATAGTTCAAAATAGTAGTTATAAACAATTGATAAGAGATTCTGAAAAACAAAATAGAAAATATAATGGTTACTTTTACACAACATTAAAAAGATTAGAAAAGTATGTTGTAGATGGTTTAAAATGGGATTCAATACCTGAAGGGATGAGAGAACCTACTATTCAAAAAGAGATTGTAGAAGGAAAATGGGATGAATCTAATGAAATTTATAAAATTGAAAAAAAAGAAGCTATTTTAAATACTAGTGAAATTATTAAGCAAATGCTTACTGTTAATCAGAAAAATATTTTAGATTTATATATCAATGATGAACTCATAGAAAATCTTATAGAAGATGATAAAGAAAAAACAAATAAGAAATTACAAGATTTTATAAAGAATTTTGGGAATTTATCTTCTGAAATACTAGATGAAAATACACAAAAGGCTATAAAAAAATTAACAAAAAATATTGATGATGAAAGTTTATCAAATAGTTTTAAAAATATTTTAGTTCAAAAAAAACGTATCGAAGAAGAACTGGAAGAAGAGAAACAAACAAAACAAGAATTATATAAATTATTTAGAAAGAAAATTAGAGACGATAGAAAGAAAGCAAAACTAAAAGAAATTAAATTAGAGGAACAATTAAAAGAAACAGAAGAAAAATTAAATCAAAAGAAAAAACATAATGCTTTTCAAGGTTCAATTTTAGGTACTGAAAAAAAATATATAATAGGTCTTCAGCATCAAATAAAACATTCCACGAGTAGAATTCTAAATAATTTACAGTTATTCTTGGAAGAAAAAGGAGTTGATTCTTTAAATAATGATGAAAAATCTTTTTTAAAAGTTATTTCAATGGAATCTTCTAAAATATTATCCATTGCAAATTTTATTACAAAAGCAAATTATAATGTACAAGCTACTGAGGCAGAAGATGATGATATTGTTAATTTTATCAATCATTATATTAATGAGATTTATATTAATGAATCAAAAATAATAGATACTAATTTTAATGAAATCAAAATTAATACAAATGAAATTGAATATAAATGTAAATATATACCTCTAGAAATAACTACAGTAATTGATAATTTAATTTCAAATGCAGAAAATGCTAATGCTAAAATAATTTCATTTGAATTTATTAGAAATAATTGTGAACTTGTATTAAAAATTTCAGATGATGGCAATGGAATAAAACCAAATATCATTAATAATATTTTTGACTTTGGAACAACAACAACAGATGGATCAGGAATAGGATTATATAATGTAAAATCTACAATAGAAAGTATGAATGGAACAATTTCTGTAGAATCAGATGGATCAAGTTTTTCTATATTTACAATAAGGATAAATAATGAAATTAGTGTATAA
- the mnmG gene encoding tRNA uridine-5-carboxymethylaminomethyl(34) synthesis enzyme MnmG produces MQYDIIVVGAGHAGIEAALAGARLGKKTLLITMLVEQIGAASCNPAIGGLAKGHLVRELDALGGEMGLCTDATGIQFRILNDSKGAAVQGTRAQIDMDEYKEYMRKVCHSTPNLDIYQDEVSSLIVEKDEVLGVKTKLGEEFKSLKTILTTGTFMRGLIHIGENTYSAGRAWELPSSTLSIQLKELGLNVGRLKTGTPSRLDANSIDFSVMDMHGGDIKPTPFSFRTPKKSFNPTQYPCYVTYTNLDTHDIISQNFHRAPIYTGQIQGSGPRYCPSIEDKVKRFSERERHQLFLEPQTSKCTEYYINGMSSSLPIEVQKKMIHSVKGLENAKIVRYGYAIEYDYVDPTELKHTLETKKIKNLYHAGQINATTGYEEAAAQGLMASINASLSIDEKEPFILRRDEAYIGVLIDDLVTKGTHEPYRMFTSRAEYRLLLREENADLRLSQYGYELGLISKEQMDKVEEKRRILQEAVEFMANSWITSKKETLELLESIGEEKINDKVLLIDLIGRNTIDKDKFDVIVPSLKDIDEYLKEQIIIEAKYYRYIQKQQKQIEKMKKMLKLSIPEEFSYKGLPGLSNEVVEKLEKHRPPTLYNASLISGITPAALDIIHLNLNMFCKTH; encoded by the coding sequence ATGCAATACGATATTATCGTTGTTGGTGCAGGTCATGCAGGTATAGAAGCAGCACTTGCTGGTGCAAGACTTGGCAAAAAAACACTATTAATAACAATGCTTGTTGAACAAATAGGAGCAGCTAGTTGTAACCCTGCAATTGGTGGTTTAGCTAAAGGGCATTTAGTAAGAGAGCTAGATGCTCTTGGTGGGGAAATGGGACTTTGTACAGATGCAACTGGAATACAGTTTCGTATTTTAAATGACTCAAAAGGTGCTGCTGTTCAAGGAACTAGAGCTCAAATTGATATGGATGAATACAAAGAGTATATGAGAAAAGTTTGCCATAGTACACCAAACTTGGATATTTATCAAGATGAAGTAAGCTCTTTAATAGTTGAAAAAGATGAAGTTTTGGGTGTAAAAACAAAGTTAGGAGAAGAGTTTAAATCTTTAAAAACTATTCTTACAACTGGAACTTTTATGAGAGGTTTAATTCATATTGGAGAGAATACTTATTCAGCTGGAAGAGCTTGGGAATTACCATCTAGTACACTTTCTATTCAATTAAAAGAGTTAGGTTTAAATGTAGGACGATTAAAAACTGGGACTCCATCAAGACTTGATGCAAACTCTATTGATTTTAGTGTTATGGATATGCATGGTGGAGATATAAAACCAACTCCATTTTCATTTAGAACGCCTAAAAAAAGTTTTAACCCAACTCAATATCCTTGCTATGTAACATACACAAATCTTGATACTCATGATATTATCTCACAAAATTTTCATAGAGCCCCAATATATACTGGACAAATTCAAGGTTCAGGACCACGATATTGTCCTAGTATTGAAGATAAGGTAAAAAGGTTTAGTGAAAGAGAGAGACATCAACTATTTTTAGAACCACAAACATCAAAATGTACAGAGTATTATATAAATGGTATGTCAAGTTCACTTCCTATTGAAGTTCAAAAGAAGATGATACACTCTGTAAAGGGGCTTGAAAATGCAAAAATTGTACGATATGGATATGCTATTGAGTATGATTATGTTGATCCAACAGAGCTAAAACACACTTTGGAAACTAAAAAGATAAAAAATCTTTATCATGCAGGGCAAATAAATGCTACAACAGGATATGAAGAAGCAGCAGCACAAGGGTTAATGGCTAGTATAAATGCTTCTTTAAGCATAGATGAAAAAGAGCCTTTTATTTTACGAAGAGATGAGGCATATATTGGGGTTTTAATTGATGATTTAGTTACAAAAGGGACACATGAACCTTATAGAATGTTTACTAGTAGAGCTGAATATAGACTTCTTTTAAGAGAAGAAAATGCTGATTTAAGACTAAGCCAATATGGATATGAGTTGGGATTAATCTCAAAAGAGCAGATGGATAAGGTAGAAGAAAAAAGAAGAATTTTACAAGAAGCAGTTGAATTTATGGCAAATAGTTGGATAACTTCAAAAAAAGAGACTTTAGAACTTCTTGAAAGTATTGGAGAAGAGAAAATCAATGATAAGGTTTTATTGATAGATTTAATAGGAAGAAACACTATTGATAAAGATAAATTTGATGTAATAGTACCTAGTTTAAAAGATATTGATGAGTATTTAAAAGAGCAGATAATTATTGAAGCAAAATATTATAGGTATATTCAAAAACAACAAAAACAGATAGAAAAAATGAAGAAGATGCTAAAACTATCTATTCCTGAAGAGTTCTCATATAAAGGACTTCCAGGACTTTCAAATGAAGTTGTTGAGAAACTTGAAAAACATCGACCACCAACACTTTATAATGCAAGTCTAATTTCTGGTATAACTCCAGCAGCACTTGATATTATTCATCTTAATTTGAATATGTTTTGTAAGACACACTAA